Within the Bacteroidota bacterium genome, the region AATCAAACCGAGATCGTCGAGAACCTCGGGGGCGAGAGTGCGGCCGGGGCAAGCGACGCGCTGATCTCGCTGGGCGGGGTGTTTGGGCTGATCCTCGCGCTCGTCTTCTGGGTCTACCTATCCAGCCTGATTCTCATCCTCGGCGCGATGGTCGCTGCGGTGCACGAGGAGCGCACCGGCCCCCGGCGCTCGCTGCTCCGCCGCGTGCTTCAGCAACGCATCTCTCGCCGCCGCACGGCCGCATCGGAGCCATCCGATGACGCAGAAGACGACGCAGCCAACGATCCCCCGTCTTCAGAAGCGCCCACCAACACGCAGGATAACGAGGCGCACGTAGGGTCCTCACCGACGCCACATCCGGCCGAACGCTGATCGGCCCAAGACCTGCCAACGTGCTACCTTGGGGGCCGCGTGCACGGAAGCGTCTGCTCGATGCCTACGTGCTTGGTGCGCTCGCCGCCCGGCGTGTTCTTCTCCTCCTCTGGCATTTCCTCTGCTCCGGCCTTGCGCCTGCTCTCGCTCGTGCTCCTCCTGCTTGCCCCCACCGTGGCGTGGGCGCAGGCCCCGCTGTTCCTCGTCAACGAGGCCACGACCGTGCAGGACATCCGCTTTCGCTTCGCCGAGGGCCAGACATTCGAGGACGAGGCCCTGTTGGAGCAGATCGCCACGGCGCAGCCCGGCTTCATGGAAACGGGCTGGCGGCGCCCGGTCACGCAGTTCCTCTCGATCCTCCCGGTCTTCAAACCACCCGGCACGTACCCCTTCCTGCCCTTTGAGCTGCAGAAGGACCTCCTGCGGCTGGAGCGCTACTACCGCGACAACGGCTTCCTCGAAGCCGAGGCCGACTGGTTCGTCCGGCTCGACACCACCGACAACGACGTCCGCATCCTGTTCACCGTCGACGAGGGGCCGCCGCTGCTGATCCGCTCGCTCGACTTCCTCACGGAGGCCGACAGTAGCGCCCTCGCCCCGACGCTCTCTCCTGTCGCCCGCGAGCGCTGGGCGAGCTTCCAGAGAAACGTGAGCGTGCGCGAGGGCCGCCGCCTCGACCAGTTCTCGCTGATCCAGCTCCAGAGCGAGACGCTGGAGTGGCTCCAGAACCAGGGCTATGCCTACCCCCGCGTCCGCGCCACCACCGACGTGGACACGACGCGCAACCGCGCCGACGTGCGCCTCTTCGCCGACGTGGGCCCTATCGGCCGCTTCGGGGCGATCGAGATCGAGGGCGCGACGAGCGTGCGCGACCGCGTGGTCGCCCGCGAGCTGCCCTTCCGCCGCGGCGACCGCTTCTCGTTCCGCGACCTCACCGAGGGACAGCGGCAGATCTTCGACCTGAACCTCTTCCAGATCGCGCTCGTGGACGCCCCTGAGCCGCCCTCCGGGCAGGCACGCGACTCGACCGTGCGCATCCGCGTGCGTGTCACCGAGGGCAAACCCCGCCTCCTGCGGGCCAACCTCGGCTACCTCACCCAGAGCGGAGGCCGCGCCCAGGCGCAGTGGACGCACCGCAACTTCCTCGGCGACGCGCGCACCTTCACGGCCACGGCCACCGCCGAGACGGGCTTTCTCGCGCTCGCGGGCGACGGCATCGTGGACCGCCGCTACAGCGCTGCCACGACGCTCCGCCAGCCCTACATCTTCGACCGGCGGCTCTCGCTCACCACCGGCCCCTCGGTCACCTTCCGCGACGACACGCGCGAGAACTCGCTCGGCGTGGGCGCCACAGCCGCGCTGCTCGCCGACCTCGGCTCGCTGCGGACGCTCACGCTGCGCACCAACGTCTCCACCCGCGAGATCTTCGGCCTGGGCGGCGGCGAGGCACGCCTCTCGGAACTGCTGAGCCCCAACGCCCTCGGGCGCGTCACGAAGAGCGAACTCGGCGTGGACGGCCTCTACGGCGCGCTCGACAACCTGCTCGACCCCGCCGAGGGCTACCTCGGCCGCGCCACCGTCGCAGCGGCGGGGCCGACGCTGCTCTCCAACGTGCAGTACTTCCGCGCGACGGCCTCCGTCCAAGGCTTCATGCTCCTGCCAGGCGAGCTCCGGCTGCGCGCCCGTGCCTCGGCCGGTCGCCTGCTGCCCCTCGGCCCGACGAGCTTCGACAACGACGCCGCGCGCCTCCGCGACGTGGTCGTGCTCGCCGGCGGCACCGGCGACGTGCGCGGCTACAACCTTGGCCTGCTCGGCCCCAAGCTGCCCGACTTCCAGCGCGCTGTGGCCGGCGACGGCACGACCTCCTATGCGCTCCTCGGCGGCAGCCAGGGCCGCTTCTTCGCGCTCGGCGGCTCCACCAAGCTCGCTGGGAGCGTCGAGGTCGCCATGCCGATGCCGCTCTTCCCCCCCGCCTTCCGCGCCATCACCTTCCTCGACGCCGGGCAGCTCTGGACGCCGGGCGGCACCGACACCTACAACTTCAGCGACGACGTCGTCACCGACCCCAACGCCCCCGCCTTCCTCGGCATCCTCGACGAGGTGCTCGCCGACGAGGAGCGGCTGCGCTACAGCACGGGATTCGGGTTCGGCTTCGCGAGCCAGATCGGCGAGATCAGCCTGGCCGTCGGCTACAAGCTCAACCCGACCGCGCTCGACGTGCTCGCCCCGGACGAGGTGTTCGACCCACTCGGCACGCTTGGGGCCGACGCAGACCTCGACTTGAACGGCGACGGCACCATCGACCGCGCGGACGCCACGGAGCAGCTTCGGACGCTGCTCGGGCAAGACATCGGCTTCTGGGACTTCCAGCGCTTCGCGTTCCACCTGTCCATCGGGAGGTCGTTCTGATGGAGCCGCAGCCCTCCCAGCAGCCGTCCCAGACCGCGCCAGCGAAGCGTTCGTGGCGGCGTCGGCTCCTCATCGCGCTCGGCGTGCTCGTGGGCCTCGTGCTCGTGCTGCTCGTGGTGGTGGCGCTCGTGCTCCAGACGGGCTGGGCGAAGGAGCAGGTGCGGCAGACCGCCATGGCGCAGATCGAGAACCTCCTCGCCGACGACGCAACGGTGACCGTCGGAAGCATCGAGGGCAATCTCCTCACCAACGCACAAGTCGCCGATCTCGTGATCGAGCGCGACGGGCAGGCGCTCGTACGCATCGACTCGGCGTCGGCGAGCTACAACCTGCTCGGCCTGGCCGGGCGGCGGCTCGCCCTCGGCGACGTACGCATGGTCGGCCCGTTCGTGCGCATGGAGCAGCGGGCCGATTCGAGCTTCGACCTCGCCGCGCTCTTCGTCGCGGACACCACCGAGACGGACACCACCGAAACGGACACGACGAGCAGCGGCTTCACGATCACGCTGGACGACCTCCGCGTCGAGCGTGGGCGCATTGAGGTGGCGTTCTACACGGAGCCCGACACCAGCCGAGACTCGCTCCTCACCGCCGACCCGCTCGGGGTGCACCTCACCGACTTCGTCTTCGCGCCGGACCGGCTCGCGGGCACACTCGACCGCTTTGCCATGACGCTCACCGCCGCCGACCGCACGACCGCGCTCGACCTCGTGCTCGGCGGCCGCTTCGATGACGAGGTGGCCGTCGTGGACACGCTTCGCCTCACCTCGCCGCGCTCGGCCGTGCACGGCCACGCCGACGTGCAGTACGGTGCGTTCCTGCGTGCGCTTGCCTCGGAGGACAATCTCCAGGAGTGGCTGCCGCGCTTCACCGCCGACCTGACTGCGCAGCCGCTCGCCATGGCCGACGTGCGCGCCTTCGCGCCGGTAGACGTGCTCGGCAACCCGACGCTTGCGCTCGACGCCGAGAGCGACGGCCGCAACCTCACCGCCGTCCTCGACGCCGACCTCGACGGCGCGGGCACCGTAGACCTCAACGCGACCTTCCGCAGCGCCGAGTCAGGGCGCGTCGTGTATCGTGCCCAGGGGCAGGTGCGCGCCCTAGACCCAGGTCGCCTCCTGGGCAACCCAGCGCTCGCGGCCACGCTCAACGCCGACCTCGACGTGGACCTCACGGGCGACGCGACCACGACGATCGACGGGCCGTTTTCGCTGCGCGTCTTCGACTCCGAGATGGGCGAGCAGACGCTGCGCTCGTCCACGCTCGACGGACGCTTCACGAACGGCGCGATGCGCTTCGCCCTCGACGCCGCGATCCCCGGCGTGACCGTGACCGCCCAGGGCACCGCGCGGCCGTTCGCCACCACGCCGACTTACCTCGCCGACGGACGCTTCGAAAACGTCAACCTCGCCGCCTTCGCCGACAGCATCGAGGCGACCGACCTGAGCGGGACGTTCTCGGTGGCGGGCCAGGGGATCGAGGTCGGCACGATGCAGGCCAGCCTCGGCGCGACGCTCGACGCCGCCACCATCACCACGGCGGCGACCACGACCGAGATCGAGCGCCTCGCGCTCGACGCGCAACTCGTCCGGCAGACCCTCCGCTTCAATGCACAGTGCCGCTTCGGGACGGAGGGGCGCGCGGGCGGCCAGCTCGACCTCACCGGGCTCGTGCAGCCATTCGCCGAGCCCCTGGTCGTCGAGATCAGCGAGGGCCGCGCCACCGAACTCGACCTCGCGGCGCTCACCGGCGACCCGGCACAATCGAGCAGCATCACCGGCACCTTCACCCTCGACGCACGCGGCACCGAGCCGCAGGCGATGCTCCTCGACCTCGAAGCGCGGCTCGACGACACCCGCTACGGCACCACGGCGGTCCCGTCGGCTGACCTCTTCGCCACGCTTGCCGACGGCCTGCTCGCCTTCGACGGCGAGGCCGACTTCGCCGACGCCGGCCGCATGGCGCTGCGCGGTGAGACGGAGCCCTTCGCCGACACGCTGCGCTACGACGCCGACGTGCTGCTGACCAACCTCGACGCCGGAGCCTTCGCCCCGCCCGACTCTGCGGGGGCCGCGCCCCTCGCGACGCGGCTCAACGGCACGATGCGGCTGACCGGACGCGGCACCGACCCCGCAACGATGCTCCTGCGCCTGGGCGGCGACTTCGGCGAGTCGCAGGTCAACGACCAGGCGATCACGTCAGGCTCCCTGATCGTGCGCCTCACCGGCGGGCGGCTCGACGGCGGAGCGAGCGTGCGCATGCCCGGTGGGCTCGTCCAGGCCGACCTGACCGGCACGCCCTTCGCCGAGACGCCCGCTTTCACCCTGCGCAACGGACGCTTCGAGAACCTCGATGTGGGCGCGTTCGCGGGCGACTCGACGCTCGCGAGCGACCTCACGGGGACCTTTGCCGCCGAGGTCGCCGGGACCGATCCGGCAACGGCCCGCGCGGGCGCGACGCTGACGCTGGAACCGTCGTCCTTCAACGACGCGCAGCTCGACGGCACGGTCGCGCTGACGCTGGCCGACGGCGTGGGGCAGGCCGACGCCACCCTCGCGCTCGCCGGGGGCACGGCCATGGTGGACGCCACCTATGCCTTCCCCGATGACGACGCCGTCGATGACGACGCCCTCCCCACGTTCGAGGCGCGCGGCGACATCGACGGCGTGGACCTGCGGCCCTTCCTCGCCCCCGTCCTCGCGGCGCTGCCCGACTCGGTGCGCGCGGCCAACCCGCGTCTCGGCCAGCGCGATGCCCTCTCGCTCGACTTCGACGTGCGTGGCTCGGGCGACTCGGCGGAGACGTTGCAGGCCAGCGGGCGCGTCTGGAGCACGGGGGCACGGGCGCTCGACATCCGCGTGGACTCGCTCTTCGCCGCGTTCGACCTCGGCGACCAGCAACTCGACCTGACGACGCTGTTGCTGCGTTCGGAGGTGCTCGACCTGCGCGCGGGCGGCCAGGTCGCGCTTGATGCGTTCACGGCCACGAGTTCGCTGCTCACGCTCACGGCTCAGGTCAAGGACCCGGCCCCGCTGAGCCGCCTCGTTGGGCAGGCGCTGCTGATCGAGGAGGGCCGCATCGAAGGGCAGGTGCAGAGCGAGCCGGGCGAGCCGCTGGAGTTTCGCCTCGACGCGACGACCGACCTGTTCGCCTTCGGGACGACCCGCGCCAGCGACGTCAACACCGACATCGCGGGGCTGTACAGTGCGGACGACGGCCTCGCCGCGCGCATCCGTTTCGAGACGGGCTTCCTCTCGGCCGGCACCTTCCGCGCCCGCGACGTGGACGCCGACGCCCGCTACAACGGCGAGGAGGTGTCGCTCGACGTCACGCTCGAAGTGGACGACGACCGCGAGGTGCGCATCCAGGGCCGCACCGACCTCGACCGCGACGCGCCGGAGTTCACGCTCGACCGCTTCGACATGCGGCTCGGGCAGCGGCGCTTCGGCCTCGCGCAGCCATCGCGCATCTCCTACGGCGACCGCATCCGCGTGCGCGGCTTCCTCCTCGCCGCCGACACGCCAGACCTCGGCATCGAGCAGATTGCGGCGGACGGCGTGATCGACCTCGACGGGCGGCAGAACTTCATCCTCACCGTAGAGGGGCTGCTGCTCGACGGGCTGACCGACCTCGCGGGCCTCGACGCGCTCGGCGGGCGGCTCGATGCCTCGCTCATCATGGGCGGGACCGCGTCGGCCCCGACGCTCGACGGCACGTTTGCCGTCGGCCCGATCACCTCGCGGAAGCGCGACGTAGGCACCGCCGATGCCACGTTTGCGTATGCCGACCAACGCATCGAGGTCGACGCGGCGCTCATGCACGTCAGCGGCGCGGCGTTGCAGGCCACCGGCTTCGCGCCGTTCGGCTTCGCGCTCGACGGCACGGTCGCCACGCCGCCGTCGGACGCACCCGTAGACCTCGCGCTCACCACCACCGAGCCGTTCCCCATCGCCTGGGCAACGCCGTTCTTCGACCCGCGCACGGTCAACGAGCTCGGCGGCACGCTCACCGCCGACGCGGCCGTGGTCGGCACCCGGAGCGACCCGCAGCTCGACGGCACGCTCGCCATCCTCGACGGGCGCATGGGGCTGCCCGAGTTCGGGCGCGTCTACCAGAATGCCACCATCCCGATCACCCTCGACGACGACCGCCTCACCTTCGGTAGCGACGCGCTCGGCCCCGCGTTCCTGCGCGACAGCGACGGCGGCACGCTCACCCTCGAAGGCAGCCTCCTCGTCCCCGACCTCCAGGTGGCCGCGCTCGACCTCGACCTGCTCATCCAAGCCAACCGCTACCTCGCCATCGACAACCAGACCTACTCGGGCTTCCGCGTCTCGGCGTCGGGTCGCGAGGGGCTGCGCGTGACGGGTCCGGTGGACGGCCCGACCGTGACCGGCACCGTGCAGATCGACCAGGGCGTCGTCTACCAGACCGACGAGTTGATCGGCCCCACCTTCAGCCAGATCTCGCTCTCGCCGACCGACATCCAGCGCGTCGAGGCGACGTTCGGCGTCCGCGCTGCCGCCGCCGACACGACCGTCTCCGCCGTCTATGTCGACACCGCCATCGACCTGCGCGTGATCGTGCCGGGGCGCGTCAGCTTCCGCGCGGACGGCCTCGCCAACATCGACCTGGAGTTCGAGGGCGACCTCATCGTGCGCAAGGAGCGCGGCCAGGAAGAGGTGCAGCTCTTCGACAGCATCGAGATCCCACGCGGGACGGTCGAGTTCGGCGGGCGGCGCTTCGACGTGGAGCGCGGCGTGTTCGTCTTCAACGGCCCCGTCCCCGAGACGCGCGTCGACCTCGAAGCGGCGATGGTGATCCGGCAGACGGGCGAGACGAGCGCCCAGAGCGCGCTCACGATCACGCTCAACTACGAGGGCACGCTGGGTGAAAATCCGGCGCCGAGCTTCTCGTCCTCGCCGGTGCAGTTGGAGACGTCCGAGATCGTGTGCTACATCGCCACGGGGCAGCCGTGCGCGGGCATCGTCTCGGGCGCGGGCGAGTCGGCGACGGGGCTGCTGACCTCGCAACTCTCGGCAGCCATCGGCAACGTGGCGAGCCGCTCGCTCGGCCTCGACCTGGTCCAGATCGAGGCGCAGCCGGACGTGACGGTGACGATCGGGAAGTACCTCTC harbors:
- a CDS encoding BamA/TamA family outer membrane protein, encoding MPTCLVRSPPGVFFSSSGISSAPALRLLSLVLLLLAPTVAWAQAPLFLVNEATTVQDIRFRFAEGQTFEDEALLEQIATAQPGFMETGWRRPVTQFLSILPVFKPPGTYPFLPFELQKDLLRLERYYRDNGFLEAEADWFVRLDTTDNDVRILFTVDEGPPLLIRSLDFLTEADSSALAPTLSPVARERWASFQRNVSVREGRRLDQFSLIQLQSETLEWLQNQGYAYPRVRATTDVDTTRNRADVRLFADVGPIGRFGAIEIEGATSVRDRVVARELPFRRGDRFSFRDLTEGQRQIFDLNLFQIALVDAPEPPSGQARDSTVRIRVRVTEGKPRLLRANLGYLTQSGGRAQAQWTHRNFLGDARTFTATATAETGFLALAGDGIVDRRYSAATTLRQPYIFDRRLSLTTGPSVTFRDDTRENSLGVGATAALLADLGSLRTLTLRTNVSTREIFGLGGGEARLSELLSPNALGRVTKSELGVDGLYGALDNLLDPAEGYLGRATVAAAGPTLLSNVQYFRATASVQGFMLLPGELRLRARASAGRLLPLGPTSFDNDAARLRDVVVLAGGTGDVRGYNLGLLGPKLPDFQRAVAGDGTTSYALLGGSQGRFFALGGSTKLAGSVEVAMPMPLFPPAFRAITFLDAGQLWTPGGTDTYNFSDDVVTDPNAPAFLGILDEVLADEERLRYSTGFGFGFASQIGEISLAVGYKLNPTALDVLAPDEVFDPLGTLGADADLDLNGDGTIDRADATEQLRTLLGQDIGFWDFQRFAFHLSIGRSF
- a CDS encoding translocation/assembly module TamB domain-containing protein: MEPQPSQQPSQTAPAKRSWRRRLLIALGVLVGLVLVLLVVVALVLQTGWAKEQVRQTAMAQIENLLADDATVTVGSIEGNLLTNAQVADLVIERDGQALVRIDSASASYNLLGLAGRRLALGDVRMVGPFVRMEQRADSSFDLAALFVADTTETDTTETDTTSSGFTITLDDLRVERGRIEVAFYTEPDTSRDSLLTADPLGVHLTDFVFAPDRLAGTLDRFAMTLTAADRTTALDLVLGGRFDDEVAVVDTLRLTSPRSAVHGHADVQYGAFLRALASEDNLQEWLPRFTADLTAQPLAMADVRAFAPVDVLGNPTLALDAESDGRNLTAVLDADLDGAGTVDLNATFRSAESGRVVYRAQGQVRALDPGRLLGNPALAATLNADLDVDLTGDATTTIDGPFSLRVFDSEMGEQTLRSSTLDGRFTNGAMRFALDAAIPGVTVTAQGTARPFATTPTYLADGRFENVNLAAFADSIEATDLSGTFSVAGQGIEVGTMQASLGATLDAATITTAATTTEIERLALDAQLVRQTLRFNAQCRFGTEGRAGGQLDLTGLVQPFAEPLVVEISEGRATELDLAALTGDPAQSSSITGTFTLDARGTEPQAMLLDLEARLDDTRYGTTAVPSADLFATLADGLLAFDGEADFADAGRMALRGETEPFADTLRYDADVLLTNLDAGAFAPPDSAGAAPLATRLNGTMRLTGRGTDPATMLLRLGGDFGESQVNDQAITSGSLIVRLTGGRLDGGASVRMPGGLVQADLTGTPFAETPAFTLRNGRFENLDVGAFAGDSTLASDLTGTFAAEVAGTDPATARAGATLTLEPSSFNDAQLDGTVALTLADGVGQADATLALAGGTAMVDATYAFPDDDAVDDDALPTFEARGDIDGVDLRPFLAPVLAALPDSVRAANPRLGQRDALSLDFDVRGSGDSAETLQASGRVWSTGARALDIRVDSLFAAFDLGDQQLDLTTLLLRSEVLDLRAGGQVALDAFTATSSLLTLTAQVKDPAPLSRLVGQALLIEEGRIEGQVQSEPGEPLEFRLDATTDLFAFGTTRASDVNTDIAGLYSADDGLAARIRFETGFLSAGTFRARDVDADARYNGEEVSLDVTLEVDDDREVRIQGRTDLDRDAPEFTLDRFDMRLGQRRFGLAQPSRISYGDRIRVRGFLLAADTPDLGIEQIAADGVIDLDGRQNFILTVEGLLLDGLTDLAGLDALGGRLDASLIMGGTASAPTLDGTFAVGPITSRKRDVGTADATFAYADQRIEVDAALMHVSGAALQATGFAPFGFALDGTVATPPSDAPVDLALTTTEPFPIAWATPFFDPRTVNELGGTLTADAAVVGTRSDPQLDGTLAILDGRMGLPEFGRVYQNATIPITLDDDRLTFGSDALGPAFLRDSDGGTLTLEGSLLVPDLQVAALDLDLLIQANRYLAIDNQTYSGFRVSASGREGLRVTGPVDGPTVTGTVQIDQGVVYQTDELIGPTFSQISLSPTDIQRVEATFGVRAAAADTTVSAVYVDTAIDLRVIVPGRVSFRADGLANIDLEFEGDLIVRKERGQEEVQLFDSIEIPRGTVEFGGRRFDVERGVFVFNGPVPETRVDLEAAMVIRQTGETSAQSALTITLNYEGTLGENPAPSFSSSPVQLETSEIVCYIATGQPCAGIVSGAGESATGLLTSQLSAAIGNVASRSLGLDLVQIEAQPDVTVTIGKYLSNRLFATLGYLVSNNSGNTDAATLDLVLQYQLRQWLQLQAEYEQLQDGENNVGGGVQFEVAY